One stretch of Candidatus Rokuibacteriota bacterium DNA includes these proteins:
- a CDS encoding beta-hydroxyacyl-ACP dehydratase: MRFVLVDRILAVEPGCAIETLKNVSASEDIFDDHFPGCPIFPGALILEAFEQSAQLLVALTHGFERVGRLERVSAASFRRAVTPGDQLRLRCARREAGEDRWTIGAIARVADRAAATATLELAVEEVGGDPEARSRAERLRELYRVLTATPPGAAAAGAAP, encoded by the coding sequence ATGCGGTTCGTCCTGGTCGACCGGATCCTCGCGGTGGAGCCAGGGTGCGCCATCGAGACCCTCAAGAACGTGAGCGCCTCCGAGGACATCTTCGACGACCATTTTCCCGGCTGCCCCATCTTTCCCGGCGCCCTCATCCTCGAGGCCTTCGAGCAGAGCGCCCAGCTGCTCGTGGCCCTGACTCACGGCTTCGAGCGGGTCGGGCGTCTCGAGCGCGTGTCCGCGGCCTCCTTCCGGCGTGCCGTGACGCCAGGCGACCAGCTCCGCCTGCGCTGCGCCCGGCGCGAGGCCGGCGAGGACCGGTGGACCATCGGCGCCATCGCCCGCGTGGCCGATCGGGCGGCGGCGACGGCGACCCTCGAGCTGGCCGTCGAGGAGGTCGGCGGGGATCCCGAGGCGCGGTCCCGCGCCGAGCGACTGCGAGAGCTGTACCGGGTCCTGACGGCGACCCCGCCCGGCGCCGCGGCGGCCGGAGCGGCGCCGTGA
- a CDS encoding 4'-phosphopantetheinyl transferase superfamily protein, with product MGVDLVDVADFRARFEDREDVLRGVFTEAELDYCRSRPKSWPRLAARLAAKEAALKALGSGLAGAMTWRDVEVTRDAVGAPGLAFHGATAQALVGQGLAAGAVSLSHTESHAIAMVLLVPS from the coding sequence GTGGGGGTCGATCTCGTGGATGTGGCCGACTTCCGCGCGCGCTTCGAGGATCGCGAGGACGTCCTGAGAGGCGTCTTCACCGAGGCCGAGCTGGACTACTGCCGCTCCCGCCCGAAGTCCTGGCCGCGGCTTGCCGCGCGGCTGGCCGCGAAGGAGGCCGCCCTCAAGGCGCTGGGCTCAGGCCTGGCGGGGGCGATGACCTGGCGTGACGTCGAGGTCACCCGTGATGCCGTCGGGGCGCCGGGTCTGGCCTTCCACGGAGCGACGGCTCAGGCACTCGTAGGCCAGGGGCTCGCTGCCGGCGCCGTGTCGCTCTCCCACACCGAGTCCCACGCCATCGCCATGGTTCTCCTGGTGCCGTCCTGA
- a CDS encoding DUF1571 domain-containing protein: MIAVAVGLLGVALAAPAWGADGAEPARVLLGMEAAYATVERYTARFARQEVVAGDRRPREEALVKFQRPDRMYLRWIEGPPKGRELLFVRGRHGDRALIHGPGILAGLFTVLLAPDSPRVLSESRHPITDVGLGRLIDLILGSMRRAQERGELVLRDAGLVEEGGRRGRRIEMRVPRGAGPGEDVRGAVITIDGASGLPVAAILSDEAGRPVAEYAYTDLRLNPPLSPLDFDPANPAYGFPRWRLSL, encoded by the coding sequence GTGATCGCGGTTGCCGTCGGCCTGCTCGGGGTCGCGCTGGCCGCGCCGGCCTGGGGCGCCGACGGCGCCGAACCGGCGCGGGTGCTCCTCGGCATGGAGGCCGCGTACGCGACGGTCGAACGCTACACGGCTCGCTTCGCCCGGCAGGAGGTGGTGGCCGGCGACCGCCGGCCTCGCGAGGAGGCGCTGGTCAAGTTCCAGCGGCCGGACCGGATGTACCTGCGGTGGATCGAGGGGCCGCCCAAGGGGCGTGAGCTGCTCTTCGTCCGCGGGCGACACGGCGACCGGGCCCTCATCCATGGGCCGGGGATCCTGGCAGGGCTGTTCACCGTCCTGCTGGCGCCCGACAGCCCGCGCGTGCTCAGCGAGAGCCGGCACCCGATCACGGACGTGGGGCTGGGGCGTCTGATCGACCTGATCCTGGGCTCCATGCGTCGGGCGCAGGAGCGCGGAGAGCTGGTCCTCCGGGATGCCGGCCTCGTCGAGGAAGGCGGGAGGCGCGGCCGGCGGATCGAGATGCGCGTGCCGAGGGGCGCCGGCCCTGGAGAGGACGTGCGCGGTGCCGTGATCACGATCGACGGCGCCTCCGGGCTCCCGGTGGCTGCCATCCTGTCCGATGAGGCCGGCCGGCCTGTCGCCGAGTACGCCTACACCGACCTGCGGCTGAATCCGCCCCTGAGCCCGCTCGACTTCGATCCGGCGAACCCGGCCTATGGGTTCCCCCGCTGGCGGCTGTCACTGTGA
- a CDS encoding SDR family oxidoreductase codes for MSPPDARREVLVTGGARGIGRAIALRFAEEGARVFINFFVDREAAEKTARDVQARGGAAHLIQADLKEPDEISRMGAEIGRVAGRLDVLVSNAASGVLRAPVDLSAKQWDWVMNTNARPLLLCAQEAARLMGAGGRIVALTSLGSGRVIPGYAAVGVSKAALEALTRYLAVELAPRGITVNAVSAGAVATDVWRAFPEGEALLEAVRARTPGGSLTSAEAVAEVVCFLASPAARAIQGQVLVVDGGYSLLA; via the coding sequence GTGAGCCCGCCGGACGCGCGCCGCGAGGTGCTGGTCACGGGCGGCGCCCGAGGCATCGGCCGCGCCATCGCCCTCCGCTTCGCCGAGGAGGGCGCGCGCGTCTTCATCAACTTCTTCGTCGACCGGGAGGCCGCCGAGAAGACCGCGCGGGACGTGCAGGCGCGCGGCGGCGCTGCGCACCTCATCCAGGCCGACCTCAAGGAGCCCGACGAGATCAGCCGCATGGGGGCGGAGATCGGCCGCGTGGCCGGTCGGCTCGACGTACTCGTCAGCAATGCCGCCTCGGGGGTGCTGAGGGCTCCGGTCGACCTCTCGGCCAAGCAGTGGGACTGGGTCATGAACACCAATGCGCGGCCCCTCCTGCTCTGCGCCCAGGAGGCTGCGCGCCTCATGGGCGCCGGGGGGCGGATCGTGGCGCTCACGAGCCTGGGCTCAGGGCGCGTCATCCCCGGCTACGCCGCCGTCGGTGTCTCGAAGGCGGCTCTCGAGGCACTCACGCGCTACCTGGCCGTCGAGCTGGCTCCCCGCGGGATCACGGTCAACGCCGTGTCCGCCGGCGCGGTGGCCACCGACGTGTGGCGCGCGTTCCCGGAAGGGGAAGCGCTCCTGGAGGCGGTGCGCGCCCGGACGCCGGGCGGATCCCTCACCTCCGCCGAGGCTGTCGCCGAGGTGGTGTGCTTCCTCGCCAGCCCCGCGGCCCGGGCCATCCAGGGCCAGGTCCTGGTGGTGGACGGTGGCTACTCGCTTCTCGCCTGA
- a CDS encoding SLBB domain-containing protein, with product MKTSGSGSRAVIVATTLVAFVAAPLSAQQSPLPGAASGPGVTNGSYPGAPSFGGTPSVPGGGAPLGQWMQPPSPPRQLGPTGVSPCHQRVAPQQQVVSVPAPRDGQPGGGAGVPVSQVSATPGSRGALQAPGTTPTDPRRAGGTTPPAQPQQPAQSPQPAQGRESEDLSRIEAGFYQDSYQSLAGLRRPQNALQGAGPQGSSVEPLRQYGYTTFAADVSTFAPVDDIPVGPDYVLGPGDDLTIHVWGPVDATVVRTVDRNGRIVLPKVGDLRVWGLTFSQADRLIREQLSRYFRGFQTSVTMGRLRTLRVHVVGEVCQPGVYTLSSLATLTNALFSAGGPTKLGSLREVRLLRNGHQVGTLDLYDFLQRGDRTRDFRLESGDTVFVPTVGGVAAIAGEVKRPAIYELRGQARVSDLVTLAGGITPSSYLKRVQLVRAQPNAERVTVDVDLSQYYLKGDRASNPPVNGGDLVLIYRSDPRIYNTIKVEGAVKYPGTYELKPMMRITQLLPADKLLPEAQPERVEIARRRPDLAVEIIPVNLRKAWSGDQDQDVLLKALDEVAVRTELKAASHVTLSGQVVRPGRYVIAEGERLSSVLDRAGGFTDRAYLRSAVFTREALQRVEKERLDEFVRVQEQRILAAASTTVVGADKDENASQQKALEAQREALRALAAKVAVGRMVVRLDAPEKLRGGPDDIVLVGGDSLEVTEPPASVYVLGAVRTSTSVLWVQGASPEYYLNRVGGLTKEADKKELHIVKADGSAMSSFTKLRDIEPGDTIVVPPKQEEKIRVLPTVRDVVQTVGAALLSFAALAVLF from the coding sequence ATGAAGACATCTGGATCTGGATCCCGTGCCGTCATCGTCGCCACCACGCTGGTGGCGTTTGTTGCCGCCCCGCTCTCGGCGCAGCAATCGCCGCTCCCTGGTGCGGCCTCGGGCCCGGGCGTGACGAACGGGAGCTACCCGGGAGCGCCCTCCTTCGGCGGGACTCCGAGCGTTCCGGGGGGAGGGGCGCCGCTGGGCCAGTGGATGCAGCCCCCGAGCCCTCCGCGGCAGCTCGGCCCGACGGGAGTGTCCCCGTGCCATCAGCGGGTCGCCCCCCAGCAGCAGGTCGTGTCGGTGCCCGCTCCGCGCGACGGCCAGCCGGGAGGCGGGGCCGGTGTCCCGGTGAGTCAGGTCTCTGCGACCCCCGGAAGCCGGGGAGCGCTCCAGGCGCCCGGCACGACGCCGACCGATCCACGCCGCGCGGGCGGCACGACGCCTCCCGCACAGCCGCAGCAGCCCGCGCAGTCCCCTCAGCCAGCACAGGGGAGGGAGTCAGAGGATCTGTCGCGCATCGAGGCCGGCTTCTACCAGGACTCGTACCAGTCGCTGGCGGGGCTCAGGCGTCCCCAGAACGCGTTGCAGGGCGCCGGGCCGCAAGGGTCCTCAGTCGAGCCGCTCCGCCAGTACGGCTACACGACCTTCGCCGCCGACGTCTCCACGTTCGCCCCCGTGGACGACATCCCCGTGGGCCCCGACTACGTGCTCGGCCCCGGGGATGACCTGACGATCCACGTCTGGGGCCCCGTGGACGCCACCGTGGTGCGCACGGTGGACCGCAACGGCCGCATCGTGCTCCCCAAGGTGGGCGACCTGCGCGTCTGGGGGCTCACCTTCTCCCAGGCCGATCGCCTCATCCGGGAGCAGCTCTCGCGGTACTTCCGCGGCTTCCAGACCAGCGTGACCATGGGCAGGCTCCGCACCCTCCGGGTGCACGTGGTCGGCGAGGTCTGCCAGCCCGGCGTGTACACGCTGAGCTCGCTGGCGACCCTGACCAACGCGCTGTTCAGCGCGGGGGGACCCACGAAGCTCGGCTCGCTCCGGGAAGTGCGGCTGCTCAGGAACGGCCATCAGGTCGGGACGCTGGACCTCTACGACTTTCTCCAGCGCGGAGACCGGACGCGCGACTTCCGTCTCGAGTCCGGCGACACGGTGTTCGTCCCCACCGTGGGCGGGGTGGCGGCCATCGCCGGCGAGGTCAAGCGCCCGGCCATCTACGAGCTCCGGGGCCAGGCGCGGGTGTCCGATCTCGTCACGCTGGCAGGCGGCATCACGCCCTCCAGCTACCTCAAGCGCGTCCAGCTCGTCCGCGCCCAGCCCAATGCCGAGCGCGTGACGGTCGACGTGGACCTGAGCCAGTACTACCTCAAGGGGGACCGGGCCAGCAATCCGCCGGTCAACGGCGGCGACCTGGTGCTGATCTACCGCAGCGACCCGCGCATCTACAACACCATCAAGGTCGAGGGCGCGGTCAAGTATCCGGGCACCTACGAGCTGAAGCCGATGATGCGCATCACCCAGCTCCTGCCCGCCGACAAGCTCCTGCCCGAGGCGCAGCCCGAGCGCGTGGAGATCGCGCGCCGGCGGCCGGATCTGGCGGTCGAGATCATCCCGGTGAACCTCAGGAAGGCGTGGAGCGGGGACCAGGACCAGGACGTTCTGCTCAAGGCGCTGGACGAGGTGGCCGTGCGCACGGAGCTGAAGGCGGCGAGTCACGTGACGCTCAGCGGCCAGGTGGTACGGCCCGGCCGGTACGTCATCGCCGAGGGCGAGCGGCTCAGCTCGGTCCTCGATCGCGCCGGGGGCTTCACCGACCGCGCCTATCTCAGGAGCGCGGTCTTCACCCGCGAGGCGCTCCAGAGGGTCGAGAAGGAGCGCCTGGACGAGTTCGTCCGCGTACAGGAGCAGCGCATCCTGGCGGCGGCCTCCACGACCGTCGTGGGCGCCGACAAGGACGAGAACGCCTCGCAGCAGAAGGCGCTCGAGGCCCAGCGGGAGGCGCTCCGGGCGCTGGCGGCCAAGGTGGCGGTGGGGCGCATGGTCGTGCGGCTCGACGCGCCCGAGAAGCTCCGGGGAGGGCCGGACGACATCGTGCTCGTGGGCGGCGACAGCCTCGAAGTCACTGAACCGCCGGCCTCGGTCTACGTCCTGGGGGCGGTGCGGACATCCACCTCGGTGCTCTGGGTCCAGGGGGCCAGCCCCGAGTACTACCTCAACCGCGTGGGGGGCCTCACGAAGGAGGCCGACAAGAAAGAGCTGCACATCGTCAAGGCGGACGGGTCGGCCATGTCGAGCTTCACCAAGCTGCGCGACATCGAGCCGGGCGACACCATCGTCGTGCCGCCGAAGCAGGAGGAGAAGATCCGCGTCCTCCCGACGGTGCGCGACGTGGTGCAGACGGTGGGCGCTGCGCTCCTCTCCTTCGCGGCGCTGGCCGTCCTGTTCTGA
- a CDS encoding beta-ketoacyl-[acyl-carrier-protein] synthase family protein has protein sequence MDVVTPIGVGLERFWKAAQAGTSGVRRITHFDPTGLPTQIAASLSDPILLAELRAAAGLDPLEPRSAVVGVWAARGALEQAGAMGAVRGRRAGVYVGTSGERQDLREMGAMAYAGRGPCEPVTPRGFAGELARRFASGRLYRTLPQYLGARLAGMFGIEGEGATLQTACTSSAQAVGEALRAIRRGAIDVALAGGAECIVSPIEVQLFCLLGVMSRRNEAPETASRPFDARRDGFVMGEGAGFLVLEEAGHARSRGAEPLAELAGWGPTCDAYRITDEAPDGQGAVRAMRAALADARIETTEVGYVNAHGTSTPMNDRVETAAIRQVFGPHADRLLVSSTKSMIGHTISAAGAIELITTVLALRDQVAPPTINYQVPDPDCALNYVPNAPVAAPLRAAISNSFGFGGHNDCLLVRAHEP, from the coding sequence ATGGATGTGGTCACCCCGATCGGCGTGGGGCTCGAGCGCTTCTGGAAGGCGGCCCAGGCCGGCACCTCGGGGGTCCGGCGCATCACGCACTTCGATCCCACGGGGCTGCCCACCCAGATTGCCGCCTCGCTGTCCGACCCGATCCTGCTGGCGGAGCTCCGCGCGGCCGCGGGCCTCGACCCCCTCGAACCCAGGAGCGCAGTGGTGGGCGTCTGGGCGGCCCGCGGAGCCCTCGAGCAGGCGGGGGCGATGGGGGCGGTGCGCGGCCGACGCGCCGGGGTCTATGTCGGCACCTCCGGCGAGCGCCAGGACCTCCGGGAGATGGGCGCCATGGCCTATGCCGGCCGCGGCCCGTGCGAGCCCGTGACCCCGCGCGGCTTCGCCGGCGAGCTCGCCCGCCGCTTCGCGAGCGGCCGCCTGTACCGCACCCTTCCGCAGTACCTTGGGGCGCGCCTGGCCGGCATGTTCGGCATCGAGGGCGAGGGGGCCACGCTCCAGACCGCGTGCACCTCCTCGGCCCAGGCCGTCGGCGAGGCCCTTCGAGCCATCCGCCGGGGCGCCATCGATGTCGCGCTGGCCGGGGGCGCCGAGTGCATCGTCTCGCCCATCGAGGTCCAGCTCTTCTGCCTCCTCGGCGTGATGTCGCGGCGGAACGAGGCGCCCGAGACGGCCAGCCGCCCTTTCGACGCCCGCCGCGACGGCTTCGTCATGGGCGAGGGCGCCGGCTTCCTCGTCCTGGAGGAGGCCGGGCACGCCCGGTCGAGGGGCGCCGAGCCGCTGGCGGAGCTGGCCGGCTGGGGCCCCACCTGCGATGCCTACCGGATCACCGATGAGGCCCCGGACGGGCAGGGAGCCGTCCGTGCCATGCGCGCGGCACTCGCGGACGCGAGGATCGAGACGACGGAGGTGGGCTATGTCAATGCCCACGGGACCTCCACGCCGATGAACGATCGCGTCGAGACCGCGGCGATCCGCCAGGTCTTCGGGCCCCATGCCGACCGGCTGCTGGTCAGCTCGACGAAGTCCATGATCGGCCACACGATCTCGGCGGCGGGGGCCATCGAGCTGATCACCACGGTGCTGGCGCTCCGGGACCAGGTGGCCCCGCCCACGATCAACTACCAGGTCCCCGACCCCGACTGCGCCCTCAACTACGTCCCGAACGCCCCCGTGGCCGCCCCGCTCCGGGCGGCCATCTCCAACTCCTTCGGGTTCGGGGGCCACAACGACTGCCTCCTGGTACGCGCCCATGAGCCGTGA
- a CDS encoding phenylacetate--CoA ligase family protein: MNVTAVSRLLFGVGRRVPRFPLAALRTLPLPLLHALREPGLRATLRRASRAPYYREGFRSAGLDPDAVRRLGDLGDFFLTPEVLKRQPERLLCGAPDLAIESSGTSGHVARVYLSRDELEYSAAQGGLLYALWGLGGGDRLLCTLDLAWGLGALLVERGVRHTRLFAMVPGRVDPMEAYRRIAEYRFNVVVSDPFWLGRLTEIAEAHGRPGPMKLLVGGGEGITAKTRAALERFWGAPVLMTYASTEAATILGFECLEREGYHLNEFDFHIEIDAPDAGGYGELVLTTVHRRVMPLIRYRTGDVARWLPGRCRCGLPFRRISPLRGRLDEQIACVWGNVHPEFFEPLLAGVEEPGSDWQVALGERGLRPVFQFRLERAAVAAERDAAARTVLAALERSAPEAWLAYRQQLVDIEFRFFAPGTLRRSRKLLRLVDERDSGPPGWVEAGAAAGGRR, translated from the coding sequence ATGAACGTCACCGCCGTCTCCCGCCTCCTCTTCGGCGTCGGCCGGCGCGTGCCGCGATTCCCGCTCGCCGCCCTGCGCACCCTGCCGCTGCCGCTCCTCCACGCGCTGCGCGAACCGGGGCTCCGGGCCACGCTCCGCCGCGCGTCGCGGGCACCGTACTACCGGGAGGGCTTCCGGAGCGCGGGTCTGGACCCCGACGCGGTCCGGCGGCTCGGGGACCTCGGCGACTTCTTCCTCACGCCGGAGGTGCTGAAGCGGCAGCCGGAGCGCCTCCTGTGTGGGGCGCCGGACCTGGCCATCGAGAGCTCGGGGACCAGCGGTCACGTCGCGCGCGTGTACCTGAGCCGCGACGAGCTCGAGTACAGCGCGGCCCAGGGCGGCCTGCTGTACGCGCTCTGGGGCCTGGGGGGCGGGGACCGGCTGCTCTGCACGCTCGACCTGGCCTGGGGCCTCGGCGCGCTCCTGGTGGAACGCGGTGTGCGCCACACGCGGCTGTTCGCCATGGTGCCCGGCCGGGTGGACCCGATGGAGGCCTATCGACGCATCGCCGAGTATCGCTTCAACGTGGTGGTCAGCGACCCCTTCTGGCTGGGGCGACTCACCGAGATCGCGGAAGCCCACGGCCGTCCCGGCCCGATGAAGCTCCTGGTGGGCGGCGGCGAGGGGATCACGGCGAAAACCCGCGCGGCGCTCGAACGTTTCTGGGGGGCGCCGGTGCTCATGACCTATGCCTCCACCGAGGCGGCCACCATTCTCGGCTTCGAGTGCCTGGAGCGTGAGGGCTATCATCTGAACGAGTTCGACTTCCACATCGAGATCGACGCCCCCGACGCCGGCGGCTACGGCGAGCTCGTCCTGACGACCGTCCACCGGCGCGTCATGCCGCTCATCCGCTACCGGACGGGGGACGTGGCGCGCTGGCTCCCCGGCCGCTGTCGCTGCGGGCTGCCCTTTCGGCGGATCTCGCCGCTGCGCGGGCGGCTGGACGAGCAGATCGCCTGTGTCTGGGGCAATGTCCACCCGGAGTTCTTCGAGCCGCTCCTGGCTGGCGTCGAGGAGCCGGGGAGCGACTGGCAGGTGGCGCTCGGGGAGCGGGGGCTGAGGCCGGTCTTCCAGTTCCGGCTGGAGCGGGCGGCCGTGGCGGCGGAGCGCGACGCGGCGGCGCGCACGGTGCTCGCGGCGCTCGAGCGGTCGGCGCCCGAGGCGTGGCTCGCCTACCGCCAGCAGCTCGTGGACATCGAGTTCCGCTTCTTCGCGCCCGGGACGCTGCGCCGCTCGCGCAAGCTCTTGCGGCTCGTCGACGAGCGCGACAGCGGTCCACCGGGCTGGGTCGAGGCGGGGGCCGCGGCTGGCGGCCGGCGGTGA
- a CDS encoding DegT/DnrJ/EryC1/StrS family aminotransferase encodes MAKLSGPTLALFGGTPIRPTLLPYARQAIDVEDIAAVSRALAGDWITQGPGVARFEKALAAVAGTRHAVVVANGTAALHAACWAAGLGPEDEVITTPLTFAATANAVVYQGARPVFADIDRATLNLDPEAVKRLATPRTRAVLAVDFAGLPCDWDALRTLAREHGWLLIADAAHSLGGALGDRPVGTLADLTTFSFHPAKLITSGEGGAVVTDRDDLAERLRVMRHHGIRYQDAGRPWQYEIDLPGNNYRLTDFQCALGLSQLAKLDRFWAARDRLARRYRERLAGSPFLELPALPPGRRHGWHLFVVLLRPERLAADRDTVLTALRAENIGATLHYPLVHLHPFYRRRFGSGPGLCPIAESAGRQLVTLPLFPSMTEADQDDALRALDKVFAHFARAAS; translated from the coding sequence ATGGCGAAGCTGAGTGGCCCGACGCTGGCGCTCTTCGGCGGCACCCCGATCCGGCCGACCCTCCTCCCCTACGCGCGCCAGGCCATCGACGTGGAGGATATCGCCGCCGTGAGTCGAGCGCTCGCTGGAGACTGGATCACCCAGGGGCCCGGCGTGGCACGGTTCGAGAAGGCGCTGGCGGCCGTCGCGGGCACACGACATGCCGTCGTCGTCGCCAACGGGACCGCGGCGCTTCACGCCGCCTGCTGGGCGGCCGGGCTCGGGCCCGAGGACGAGGTGATCACGACGCCGCTCACCTTCGCCGCCACGGCCAACGCCGTCGTCTATCAAGGGGCGCGCCCGGTGTTCGCGGACATCGATCGCGCCACGCTCAACCTCGATCCGGAGGCGGTCAAGCGACTGGCGACGCCGCGGACGCGCGCGGTGCTCGCTGTGGACTTCGCGGGTCTGCCGTGCGACTGGGATGCGCTCCGCACGCTCGCTCGCGAGCATGGCTGGCTGCTCATCGCCGATGCCGCCCACTCGCTCGGCGGCGCCCTCGGGGATCGTCCGGTGGGAACGCTCGCGGATCTCACGACGTTCTCCTTCCACCCGGCCAAGCTCATCACCTCGGGGGAGGGTGGGGCGGTCGTCACGGACCGGGACGACCTGGCCGAGCGCCTCCGAGTCATGCGGCACCACGGCATCCGCTACCAGGATGCCGGGCGGCCCTGGCAGTACGAGATCGACCTGCCGGGGAACAACTACCGGTTGACGGACTTCCAGTGCGCCCTGGGTCTCAGCCAGCTCGCCAAGCTCGACCGCTTCTGGGCGGCGCGCGACCGGCTGGCCCGGCGGTACCGCGAGCGGCTTGCCGGCTCGCCGTTCCTCGAGCTGCCCGCCCTGCCGCCCGGCCGCCGGCACGGCTGGCACCTCTTCGTCGTTCTCCTCCGGCCCGAGCGGCTGGCCGCCGACCGGGACACGGTCCTCACCGCGCTGCGCGCGGAGAACATCGGCGCCACGCTGCACTACCCGCTGGTGCATCTCCATCCCTTCTACCGGCGCCGCTTCGGTTCCGGCCCCGGCCTCTGCCCCATCGCCGAGTCCGCCGGGCGCCAGCTCGTCACACTGCCCCTGTTCCCGTCCATGACCGAGGCCGATCAGGACGATGCGCTCCGGGCTCTCGACAAGGTCTTCGCGCACTTCGCGCGGGCGGCTTCATGA
- a CDS encoding 3-oxoacyl-ACP reductase FabG codes for MRADLSGRVAVVTGASRGIGRAIAERLARAGATVCINYRVQHERAKETLSAIEGAGGQAFLHQADVSDRVQAGGLIEAALARCGRLDVLVNNAAIIRDGLLVEMADEDWRAVLDTNLDAVYHCCRAAARPMLERRWGRIINVSTVTVSRGARGQANYIASKGGVNALTRALATELAPRGVTVNAVAPGLIETDMSRPFLGMAAGRLRDLIPMRRVGSPAEVAAVAAFLASEEASYVTGQVIAVDGGLG; via the coding sequence GTGCGGGCTGACCTGAGCGGCCGGGTTGCCGTCGTCACCGGCGCCTCCCGCGGGATCGGGCGTGCCATCGCCGAGCGCCTGGCCCGGGCCGGAGCCACCGTGTGCATCAACTACCGGGTGCAGCACGAGCGCGCCAAGGAGACGCTCAGCGCCATCGAGGGGGCGGGAGGCCAGGCCTTCCTCCACCAGGCCGATGTGAGCGACCGGGTCCAGGCGGGCGGGCTGATCGAGGCGGCGCTCGCCCGTTGCGGGCGACTCGACGTCCTGGTCAACAACGCGGCGATCATCCGCGACGGGCTCCTGGTGGAGATGGCCGACGAGGACTGGCGGGCCGTGCTCGACACGAACCTGGACGCCGTGTACCACTGCTGCCGCGCCGCTGCCCGGCCCATGCTGGAGCGGCGCTGGGGACGGATCATCAACGTGAGTACCGTCACGGTGTCGCGGGGCGCCCGCGGCCAGGCCAACTACATCGCCTCCAAGGGAGGCGTCAATGCGCTCACCCGCGCGCTGGCGACGGAGCTGGCGCCGCGGGGGGTGACGGTCAACGCCGTCGCTCCGGGGCTGATCGAGACCGACATGAGCCGGCCCTTCCTCGGCATGGCCGCGGGCAGGCTCCGCGACCTGATTCCGATGCGGCGCGTGGGCAGCCCGGCCGAGGTCGCAGCCGTGGCGGCCTTTCTCGCCTCGGAGGAGGCGAGCTACGTGACGGGGCAAGTCATCGCGGTGGACGGCGGCCTCGGGTAG